The following are from one region of the Juglans regia cultivar Chandler chromosome 10, Walnut 2.0, whole genome shotgun sequence genome:
- the LOC109020920 gene encoding receptor-like protein kinase FERONIA — protein sequence MWNSFLLPPFTPLYLLFFFLLHHLICTVSVESSSPYTPIDQILLNCGSSGNSTALDGRTWVGDANSKFLPLEQSLNNHASLTRIAVRQSPTAAQVPFATARISLSTFTYDFPVTAGQKFIRLYFYPASYSDFDRSKALFSVKAGPFTLLSNFNASLTADADGDPGDTIFREYCVNIEEDQRLNITFTPSPTVSDSYAFINGIEILSMPPNLYYTPADDPGFSFIGQHNLYSIKNSTALETVYRFNVGGRSISPTEDTGMFRGWSQDDKYLKEYDVLFLPLNDTINNLSFTTVPAYAAPEYVYRTARTLGNDTDINLSYNLTWEFPVDSGFYYFIRLHFCEFQPEIVWSGDRRFRIFIANQTTEKDADVIRWSGGNGVPVYKDYAVAMFAKEGDKKVNLYIAIGAEPRRWMTSYQDAIMNGIEIFKVSDPSNGNLAGPNPDPILVTLPTIEPPKQSKNSKNSRRTTIFVAVGGVTGLILASILGFLIFRTARREKNSFSTDWTTWWGPFSLSTTKSTKTCRSSLSVALSRRIYCAVESQIQDNQEGEESQGLRP from the coding sequence ATGTGGAATTCCTTCCTCCTACCTCCTTTTACACCTCTctaccttctcttcttcttcttgctgCACCACCTTATCTGCACCGTCTCCGTTGAATCGTCGTCTCCTTACACACCCATCGACCAAATTCTCCTCAATTGTGGCTCCTCTGGCAATTCAACTGCCTTAGATGGTCGGACCTGGGTTGGAGACGCGAATTCAAAATTTCTCCCTCTTGAACAATCGCTGAACAATCACGCATCTCTGACCCGTATCGCAGTTAGACAATCCCCCACTGCCGCCCAAGTGCCCTTTGCCACAGCTCGCATCTCTCTCTCCACGTTCACATACGATTTCCCCGTCACGGCCGGCCAAAAGTTCATTCGACTATACTTTTACCCAGCTTCGTACTCCGACTTTGATCGCTCTAAAGCCCTCTTCTCCGTCAAAGCTGGTCCTTTTACTCTTCTTAGCAACTTCAACGCTTCACTCACAGCAGATGCTGATGGGGATCCGGGCGATACCATATTTAGAGAATACTGTGTCAACATTGAGGAAGATCAGAGGTTGAACATAACCTTCACTCCATCTCCGACCGTGTCTGATTCCTATGCTTTTATCAACGGAATCGAAATCTTATCGATGCCTCCAAATCTCTATTACACTCCGGCGGACGATCCAGGATTTTCTTTTATCGGCCAGCACAACCTGTACAGCATCAAGAACAGCACTGCTCTCGAGACAGTATACAGATTCAATGTTGGAGGGCGCTCCATCTCACCCACTGAAGACACCGGAATGTTCCGGGGTTGGAGCCAGGACGACAAGTACTTGAAAGAATATGACGTACTTTTTCTACCTCTCAACGACACCATCAATAATCTAAGCTTTACCACAGTACCTGCGTACGCTGCACCGGAATATGTCTATCGGACTGCCCGAACTCTGGGGAACGACACGGACATCAACCTGAGCTACAATCTGACCTGGGAATTCCCCGTTGATTCTGGGTTTTATTATTTCATAAGGCTACACTTTTGCGAGTTTCAGCCAGAGATTGTCTGGAGTGGAGACAGAAGGTTCCGTATTTTCATAGCAAATCAAACCACTGAGAAAGATGCCGACGTGATTCGCTGGAGTGGTGGAAATGGTGTGCCCGTATATAAAGACTACGCGGTTGCGATGTTCGCTAAAGAAGGAGACAAGAAGGTGAACCTCTACATTGCTATAGGAGCAGAACCGCGGAGGTGGATGACTTCTTACCAAGATGCAATCATGAACGGCATCGAAATCTTCAAAGTAAGCGACCCTTCAAACGGCAATCTCGCCGGACCCAACCCCGACCCAATTCTGGTGACCCTTCCGACGATTGAGCCACCAAAACAATCGAAGAACTCGAAGAACAGTAGAAGAACGACCATTTTCGTTGCTGTTGGTGGAGTAACCGGATTAATATTGGCTTCGATTCTCGGGTTCTTGATTTTCCGGACGGCTAGGAGGGAAAAGAATTCGTTCTCCACCGACTGGACAACTTGGTGGGGTCCGTTTTCGCTCTCGACGACCAAGTCAACAAAGACTTGCAGATCGTCTCTGTCGGTAGCTCTGAGTCGTCGGATTTATTGTGCCGTGGAATCCCAAATTCAGGACAATCAGGAGGGAGAAGAGAGTCAAGGACTCCGACCCTAG